Proteins encoded in a region of the Neodiprion virginianus isolate iyNeoVirg1 chromosome 2, iyNeoVirg1.1, whole genome shotgun sequence genome:
- the LOC124296910 gene encoding myosin-4: MADPLVQTAKESKLTALNKKIIEIKKKIQLSEGQRKACFEECDAQKKENAEKVARLKKEVKELQVTFAKAKNEQEAADTEALRGQDQSLSSVKRKNLAEAIAGLDEDIIRLRKKLDLIRYESDKQQKKLTGLLQEYEELMSGTVQKFTEQKVENPVKKKIIRLENQLQRIHVMQMEADTVRKKYRGVRSSLKADAALYASSLQIVEEQIQEQKSEIRRLQDVKEEAIHLRDITKGTLMKQEVEAMNTSKQRDGVILDYRFDTDKEGSYQVKITSDDYHMGADGKGRAKKQRVEDRRLELERLERMIFPTGRPVVREDSSLQDDQSGKMPGKESTQYLEESFDRLKDATGVSRTEDVLNRFLSQKATKDKLQKMRVAAENEKITLERKRQQLMAEIEKQKFSETKDSEQNAEELEHFNRQIAEQVQRQEKALTENKRVQELLMEVNSTLWLLCDKLRDVSLTPIPEKVGSIDDVFELLDVLQEKVEATIELAGVLEKNVEVFEDLVGEQIETVSTSASEDGKMKDIDDRPFFPTFPSASTPAAPAPPSEDEEEVPTRSVLKRQAQLLVDTKSRRKGFNFRR, translated from the exons ATGGCGGACCCGCTAGTGCAAACAGCAAAGGAAAGCAAGCTGACTGCTCTCAACAAGAAGATAATCGAAATCAAGAAAAAGATACAATTGTCAG AGGGACAGCGGAAGGCTTGCTTCGAGGAGTGCGATGCGCAGAAGAAGGAGAACGCCGAGAAGGTCGCCAGGCTCAAGAAGGAAGTCAAAGAGCTTCAAGTCACCTTTGCCAAAGCTAAGAAT GAACAAGAGGCTGCTGATACGGAGGCTCTGAGAGGACAGGATCAGTCATTGAGCAGCGTGAAGAGAAAGAACCTGGCTGAGGCGATAGCTGGTCTGGACGAAGACATCATCCGTCTACGCAAAAAGCTCGACTTGATCCGGTACGAAAGCGACAAG CAACAAAAAAAGCTAACCGGACTTCTGCAGGAGTATGAGGAGCTCATGAGCGGTACTGTTCAAAAGTTCACGGAGCAAAAAGTGGAAAACCCCGTGAAAAAG AAAATCATACGACTAGAGAATCAGCTGCAACGGATCCACGTGATGCAAATGGAGGCTGACACGGTGCGAAAGAAATACAGAGGCGTCCGATCCAGTCTGAAGGCGGACGCGGCGTTGTACGCATCCTCCTTACAGATAGTCGAGGAGCAAATTCAAGAGCAGAAATCAGAAATACGTCGACTACAG GACGTGAAGGAGGAGGCGATTCACCTACGCGACATTACCAAGGGAACACTGATGAAGCAAGAGGTCGAAGCGATGAACACTTCGAAACAGCGTGACGGCGTTATTTTAGACTACAGGTTTGACACTGACAAGGAAG GATCATATCAGGTGAAAATAACTTCGGACGATTATCATATGGGCGCAGATGGAAAAGGAAGAGCGAAAAA GCAAAGGGTCGAGGACCGAAGACTGGAGCTGGAGCGACTGGAGAGAATGATATTCCCGACGGGACGACCGGTTGTGCGGGAGGATTCCAGCCTCCAGGACGATCAGTCAGGAAAAATGCCGGGCAAGGAGAGCACGCAGTATTTAGAAGAGTCCTTCGACAGGCTCAAAGACGCCACGGGTGTGTCGAGAACCGAGGATGTCCTGAACAGGTTTCTCAGTCAGAAGGCGACGAAAGATAAGCTACAGAAGATGCGGGTGGCGGCTGAGAACGAGAAGATCACCCTGGAGCGAAAGAGGCAGCAACTCATGGCCGAAATCGAGAAGCAGAAGTTTTCGGAAACGAAAGATTCCGAACA GAATGCTGAAGAGTTGGAACACTTCAACCGCCAAATCGCCGAGCAGGTTCAGCGTCAGGAGAAGGCGCTGACTGAGAATAAACGAGTCCAAGAACTCTTGATGGAAGTGAACAGTACACTTTGGTTGCTCTGTGACAAGCTGAGG GACGTCAGCCTTACACCGATACCGGAAAAAGTCGGAAGTATCGACGATGTTTTTGAACTTCTGGATGTCCTCCAGGAAAAGGTCGAGGCCACAATCGAGCTCGCCGGAGTTTTGGAAAAGAACGTTGAGGTCTTCGAAGATTTAGTGGGCGAGCAG ATCGAAACGGTATCGACGAGTGCGTCGGAGGATGGAAAGATGAAAGATATCGACGATCGTCCGTTCTTCCCGACATTTCCGTCAGCCTCAACGCCAGCAGCTCCAGCGCCGCCGtcggaggacgaggaagaagTTCCAACTCGCAGTGTCCTTAAACGCCAGGCCCAGTTGCTAGTCGATACGAAGAGTCGAAGAAAGGGATTCAATTTTAGGAGATAG
- the LOC124299215 gene encoding metal-response element-binding transcription factor 2, translated as MSEPEESPAVPDSTTKEQRLGFSHGEDVLLQHKDGKYYLGTVVEVDLARERCLVKFLDNTSSWSSVKELAKLAMPESDVMCVLCKKSQPKADNDIVVCDKCGRGYHQLCHQPQIAKEETVPEARWMCKRCIDSQPRTREPAEPKNSMVKANIRKVCSGRDQPQPPPDDMTKLPYDPEMLSWDAHHRVNAEQIYCYCGLNGEWYTQMLQCARCKQWFHEKCVSCLTCPLYSGDRFYVFVCSMCNYGKEFVRRLELKWVDLVHLMLYNLTVYNAKKYYDLDTIIVPYANENWNALQLPPRIRDVSSQVRRESILQILTNNRNRFKCGREIKKRTTIWGLRVRLPPPCPVVNLPTTGVIDDSVLRMCWGANKRLQYLPPPTDPKRPVPGVQSQGVKDARYKKARKLLKNAIAKSKSRSPEASELPPTPPTSVSGPPTPPATTSSGMSELSVPSSMDLMNTLPSSTPADTSGDETSSRGTLDSFIPPPKDFEGKNNPFRNLTDLLGQGGSSTPLACGSCPITLPLPLTPVIAQPPVVRPAKRQLSEKDIVIDRNGQVKRRRQHRRGRPPHQPFQPTAIKTAAITPARNSEVKSEFVRNLRSSFNGSSSSGSGGQIGNCVDYALNGRRLRQRQNGEKVPPPPEPQPLVQKKGSVPSSPKCSPVKQNASDISMDDLKSSVNIYFGAANRIAAGEKFVVRAKRVAANGQTQYLVEWEGPNT; from the exons ATGTCGGAGCCAGAGGAGAGTCCGGCTGTGCCGGATAGTACAACTAAGGAGCAGCGTCTCGGTTTCTCTCATGGCGAAGACGTTCTTCTCCAGCACAAAGATGGCAAATATTATCTTGGTACTGTCGTAGAG GTGGATTTGGCCAGGGAAAGATGTcttgtcaaatttttagaCAACACGTCTTCCTGGTCATCGGTAAAAGAGCTGGCAAAACTGGCAATGCCAGAATCAGACGTGATGTGCGTATTGTGCAAGAAGTCACAACCCAAGGCTGACAATGATATTGTTGTGTGTGATAAATGTGGCCGTGGTTATCACCAGCTATGTCATCAA CCGCAAATAGCTAAGGAAGAAACAGTTCCAGAAGCACGTTGGATGTGCAAAAGATGTATAGACAGCCAACCAAGGACTCGAGAGCCTGCCGAGCCCAAAAACTCAATGGTCAAGGCAAATATTAGGAAAGTTTGTAGTGGCAGAGATCAGCCTCAGCCTCCGCCTGACGATATGACCAAATTACCTTACGAT CCTGAAATGCTCAGCTGGGATGCACATCATAGAGTGAATGCTGAACAAATCTATTGCTATTGCGGTTTGAATGGTGAATGGTATACACAAATGTTGCAATGTGCAAGGTGTAAACAATGGTTTCATGAAAAATGTGTCAGCTGCTTGACCTGCCCCCTTTACAGTGGTGATAG GTTCTATGTATTTGTGTGTTCGATGTGCAATTACGGTAAGGAATTTGTTCGTCGCCTGGAGTTGAAGTGGGTCGATTTGGTACACTTGATGCTGTACAATCTGACGGTTTACAATGCCAAGAAATACTACGACTTAGATACTATTATAGTACCGTATGCCAATGAGAATTGGAATGCCTTGCAACTTCCACCAAGG ATACGAGATGTAAGCTCACAGGTGCGCAGAGAGTCCATCCTACAAATATTAACGAATAATAGAAACAGGTTTAAGTGTGGTAGAGAGATTAAAAAACGCACCACCATCTGGGGACTGCGGGTCAGATTGCCGCCTCCTTGTCCAGTGGTGAACCTTCCCACAACTGGCGTCATAGATGATTCTGTGCTTCGCATGTGTTGGGGGGCTAATAAAAGACTACAGTACCTTCCACCGCCCACCGA tcCCAAACGTCCTGTGCCAGGAGTTCAGTCACAAGGTGTTAAGGATGCGAGGTATAAAAAGGCCAGAAAACTTCTGAAGAACGCCATTGCTaag AGCAAATCGCGAAGCCCGGAAGCCTCGGAGCTGCCACCGACGCCGCCGACGTCGGTTTCCGGTCCGCCAACTCCACCGGCAACGACATCATCAGGGATGTCTGAGCTCTCCGTGCCGAGCTCTATGGACCTGATGAACACACTGCCGTCGTCGACGCCGGCGGACACAAGCGGGGACGAAACGAGCTCTCGTGGGACGCTGGACTCGTTCATCCCGCCGCCGAAGGACTTCGAGGGAAAGAACAACCCGTTCAGAAACCTGACCGACCTTTTGGGCCAGGGTGGCTCGAGCACGCCGCTGGCGTGCGGCAGCTGTCCGATAACGTTGCCGTTGCCGCTGACCCCCGTCATAGCACAGCCGCCGGTCGTGCGGCCGGCGAAACGACAGCTCTCGGAGAAGGACATAGTGATAGACAGGAATGGGCAGGTGAAGCGGCGGCGGCAGCACCGGAGAGGACGGCCACCGCACCAGCCGTTCCAGCCGACGGCGATAAAGACGGCGGCGATAACGCCGGCGCGGAACAGCGAGGTGAAGAGCGAGTTTGTTCGGAACCTTCGCAGCTCGTTCAACGGCTCGTCGAGTAGCGGAAGCGGCGGGCAGATCGGAAACTGCGTAGACTACGCGCTCAACGGAAGAAGGCTCAGGCAGCGACAGAACGGCGAGAAGGTGCCGCCGCCACCCGAGCCGCAGCCCCTTGTCCAGAAAAAAGGCAGCGTACCCTCCTCCCCAAAGTGTTCACCCGTGAAGCAGAACGCTTCCGACATATCTATGGATGATCTCAAGTCCTCggttaatatttatttcggCGCTGCGAACAGGATCGCCGCCGGTGAGAAGTTTGTCGTTAGGGCTAAACGCGTCGCCGCTAACGGGCAGACACAGTATCTCGTTGAATGGGAGGGTCCGAACACCTAA
- the LOC124299216 gene encoding leucine-rich repeat-containing protein 57, with protein MGNSGLKQQYDTASKTGVLNLSNKKLDEFPQGLKALESVLRILDLSGNKFAKLPNDIGDFNSLKNLNVSHNKLGTLPDVLGRLGKLENLNASFNQIRVLPTSMSRLTMLKQVNLSDNQINEFPGVFSGLKHLDVLDLSKNKLTVVPDEASGLHVIELNLNQNQISSISENLAECPRLKTLRLEENCLQLASIPARILRDSKVSTLALEGNLFAMKDFASLEFYEQYMERYTAVKKKMF; from the coding sequence ATGGGAAACTCAGGGCTGAAGCAGCAATACGACACTGCGAGTAAAACCGGTGTGTTGAACTTGTCTAACAAAAAACTTGACGAGTTTCCACAGGGATTGAAGGCGTTGGAATCCGTTCTTAGGATACTCGACCTTTCGGGAAATAAATTCGCCAAGCTGCCGAACGATATTGGCGACTTTAATTCGCTGAAGAATTTAAACGTCAGCCACAACAAACTTGGCACTTTGCCCGATGTGCTCGGGAGGCTTGGAAAGTTGGAAAACTTGAACGCTAGTTTCAATCAGATAAGAGTGCTGCCGACGTCGATGTCGAGGCTAACGATGCTGAAGCAGGTCAACCTCTCCGACAATCAAATAAACGAATTTCCGGGGGTCTTCAGCGGCCTGAAACACCTCGACGTCCTTGACCTTTCGAAAAACAAACTGACCGTCGTGCCGGACGAGGCTTCGGGGCTTCACGTAATCGAGCTGAACCTCAACCAGAACCAGATATCATCGATTTCCGAAAACCTCGCCGAATGTCCACGTCTCAAGACTCTTCGACTCGAGGAAAACTGCCTTCAACTCGCCTCGATTCCCGCTCGCATTCTTAGGGACTCCAAGGTCTCGACACTCGCGCTTGAGGGAAATTTATTCGCTATGAAAGACTTTGCTTCCTTGGAATTTTACGAGCAGTATATGGAAAGGTACACCGCTGTCAAGAAGAAAATGTTTTAA